Part of the Siniperca chuatsi isolate FFG_IHB_CAS linkage group LG6, ASM2008510v1, whole genome shotgun sequence genome, TTTTTTCCTGTgtaaatgccaaaaaattatGCCTCATTAGTACTCTTTAAACACAACTTATCTTTTTGGTAGACTTGAAAACATTTGAAcctatcttaatacaatactcacatgtccatatgtacattgaaggAGTCACTGGTCTTTGTAATAATTCTTCCTGTCCATGAAGAGATCTCTTACTAATGTGATCCAAATGTAAgcgatgggggacaaaatccttGTTCCATGCAAACATATATATTCCAAATTTGATTTGAAGTTaaaatgaggcttcagcagtctgagttagtcaaatcaagtgggttTCTTCCCAGGTTAGGATCATTTTAGTGCAAAACTCCCTCCTTCTGTTTCCCAGAACAGTAACAAAAAGGgtgaattttgtactaaaaatactgtaactttggaagataccaaTATTAGCGCAATATTAACTTTGGGGAATCTTAAGAATTAATTTGTTGCACAGaaagaggactgtggattttgtccccgaTCACTTACTGTACACTGGAATTGCTTTAGGAGGGGACCTTTTCATAGCCAGTATGAACAGAAGGAATGATTACAGGGACCAATAACtttttcaatgtacatatgggcatgtgagtattgttttaagacagacttgtgacagaaaatgtgaacctatcctttagcTGATGATCTTGATGAGGTTTGTTGGTCATGGCTACCTTTTTAGATTGCTCCTCCTGGAGAACAACCAGTTTTTCAGTCTTTTGATCCACCTCATCTTGCAGagcatctttctctctgtctagGGCAGAGATGGACTTGTGAAGAACAGCCACTTCCTCCTTGTGTTTGGAGCCCTGCTGACTCAGCTCCCCtgacagatgaaacaaaaatcAGCAAACAGCCACAACTcttcccccccccaaaaaaaaccccagaacaATACAACACTGACTGTAGCCGTCCATCCTGAACctcataaaatacaaatattcacCTATTCTCTCCTCCAGTTTCTCAATCTGCTCATGAGCAGCACGCAGCTCATTCATCTTCACAGACAGCCTGTGTTGGGTGTCAGACAGTGACCGCTCCATCTGCTCCTGTAGCAGCCTGTAGACAGACAGGGGAAAATCCATCAGCCCTCTAACAAACTAGCGACAAACACAACAACCCCtgatcattttcagtttgtccaCAGGAACAAAAGCAAGTgtggggaaaacaaaaaaagagggaagagaTGACACACTAAGACAATTGCTAACACAGTGCCATTATGAAAAATAGTGAGAAGAAACTGATAGCTTCTGCTGAACTTTATCAGTGTATTACCATTAGAGCTTGTATATAATTAGCTACATTTCTATCAGAATATGCATTTAACACACCTTCAGTAGAATATTGGGGCTGTTCTTAAAGAAAAGCTCAGCATTGTAAGTGGAAACTGCAGACATACATGACACATCACTGTTTCATAGTCATATTGTTAATTTcctacattttgttttgatattctTTCAACACAAACCTCAGAGCATTAGACTCAGCCCTCTGCTGGGCGACCTCCTCTGCATTCTGGACCAGAGCAGCGGACCGAaccttcagctcctcctccacagcCTCCCTGTTCTCCTTCAGCAGACACACCTGTGAGCGCAGGTCCAGTTTCTCCCGCTCCAActacacaccaaaacacacacaatgtaccAGGTAAAGATACAGCAACACAAACCTGTTTAAGACCACAGTTACAGTATTTAACCATTACATAATAACTGGGACCTGGGACTTAGCAATTTCAGACATTATGAGCACTtgtaatgggaaaaaaaatgtctgaacAGATTAAAGTATCCATCAGGCTTACACTCTTCATGGTATTCTCCAGGTCAAgaatcctcctctcctctccctgtctgtctgtgagagCTGACGTCTGGGCAACCTGCAAAAAGtttgaatatttgtgtgtgttaggcTTAAACATTCCAAGTTATAAAACTAGTTTACAATATGCCAATGGGTTTTCTGAGCCGAGCTGAACAAGCAACAGATTTAAGTAGCGCTGCAACTAttctttatcaattaatctacagattatgttttcagttgatcattttaaatgtcagaaaatactgaaaaaaagcgacaacattaaacattaaagcaacattaaagaagctggaaccattgaattgttggcatttttgcttagaAAAAACCCCtgaaatgattatcaaaattgttgctaaTTAATGTTCTGTCGACTAATCAATTTATCAACTAATtcaaaatattctaaactcTGCACAGGACTCATCATGACGTTATTacagtcagcatgctaacaaaaaCTGACTGTTATTTCACTGTTGACAAGCTAACTTACCTCTGTAAAGGACCATTATGCTGCACAGAAATCTATGACACCACAAAAGGAATTACTCTGGGACTAACCTTTAATCTCTCCATCAGTGTGTCTCTTTCAGCACTCATCTGCTGGGTTCTGATTTCTGCCTGTTTGATCTCCTCTTTCAGTTTCAAGAGGTCCGCTGACATATCGGCGCTACGGGCCAGCTTTAGCTCCTCTTGAGCCTaagtgaacaaaaacatttggtcCTTAAAAGCGTAAGATAAATAGTTTCCACCTGGTGGAATAATGTTTCTAAAACTCACTTGGTTAAACAGCGTTTTGAAATGGTCTCTTTCAGTGCTGAGGGCCTCGACGTCCTTCTGGATGTCCTCCGTGTGCTTCTCAAAGTCCAACAGAGCAGCCTTAAgctcatttttttcctttactaaACAAAGCAGTTCTGTCTCTGCAACACCTCCCTGAAAATTTAAGGCCATTATATACTTCTTGCATCAGTTTTTATGAGGATCACCTGAAAATCTgttaaactaaatgtttttcttaccCTCGTTACTTTGGACAAAGGACTCCTGCCCCTGCCTGGACTACGACTAGGGCTTAAATCCAGGCCACCAGCCCCTCTGGCTCTTTTGTAGCGCTCGGCCTCCTGGCGATAGTaatccctctcctcctctagaCTCTTGACAAATGCATCCAGCCGCGATGGGGAGCGCTCCCTTCCACAAACACCATGTTTAGCTCGCATGGTCTCCAACTCCAGCACCAGGTCTTTGTCTATGAAACAGCAACAAGTCAGTAATACATTACTATCAACAATGTAAAGCTGCTATAAGAATGAAGGTTTCAACAGTTGGTGGAGGTGAACCAAACTGCTGCTTACCAGCTGCCAtcattttctctattttgaCCTGCAGCCtgattttctcctcctccaagAAATTCACCAGTCCCTCCATTTTCTCATTCTGCTCTTTGAGCTccaccagctggtctctgagACGGTCTTTTTCAAAGTCACCTTCAGACCTCTCCTAAATTCAATAATTTCCATCAGATTCTGTTTTTAGCTTGTGTACAACATAGGAACAATGGTTTATGTTCACTGAAGAAAATCAATTATATACTAAAATTCACGAGTAGCCCAATTAAGGAAATATAATAAGAATagaatatttactgtacatacccTTCTCATTTTTGTGATAATATCCTCCAAGTCTTCGATGATTTTCTGTTGCCTTTGAATTTCTTTCTGTTGAGAAAAGAGATGTCAGGTTTGAGGTTTGTCTTCACTGTGCTATTTCACACTTTGTTACCCAATACACTGCCTGTAAATgtacaacattttcatttgatgtcTTTCTTCCCGCTTTCCCATGTTCTTACTTTAGTTTCTTGCAGTTCCACATCAGCAGTTTCCAACACGCGCTCCTTGTCCATCTCCAGCCGCTTAGCGAGGTCATCTATGTGCGTCAGCTCTTCACACAGTTCCAGGTTCTTTAAAGACAGATTGGCCACTTCGGTGGAGGCGtccttcttcctctgctgcagtcCCTCTACCTTCTGCTCCAGTGTCCTGTTGGTCTCCTGGAGGTATTCAATCTGTATAACACAAAACAGCAGCTAACAGTCAATAGACAGGAGGGTGGGTACTAGCATACTAGCAACCATGCAGACCACTTTTCATCCAGTGGAACTGGGCTCAGAACCAACCTCTCTATTGAAGGATCTTTGAGCACCTCATGTTCCAGAAATATTCTATATGTATTCATACATCAGGGTTAATATCCTATATGACTGCTATGCTTGCCTGAAGGTTAAGATGGGAGATCAGTTTCTCGTTGTTGATGTTCTGTGCCTCGAGGGAAATTACATCATGAGGTCGTCCTCCCTGAAGAGCATGATTCAGACGATCGATCTCTTTGTCCCTCTTCTCCACCTAAAAgaattgtataaaaaaaataaaaaaatcttggCACCTTTATAATAACATTTAGCATGTCACAGTATTAAATGCTTCTAGTTAATTTATTTCTTACCTGTGTATTCAAGTGTTTTATATATTCTTGAGCATTTTCCAAGTCGAGTTTGACCTTTATGACGTCTTCCTGTAACTCATGaattctacaaaaaaaaatcacagtcaAATCACAAAGACAAATGCATGCATCTGCAATCAACACATCCATCGAGTAGTTAACACCTCTCTCAATAATACAGTTTAGCtatcacaaaagaaaacaaaccttCTATctgccagctgcagcaggtcagCTATATACGGATCATCAGGCTGCGACACAGGATACGCTGATGTAGAGGAAGGTATAAGCTCATCAATCTGCATTCTCTGACGTCTGAAAGGGATGCTGCGCTTCTTTCCACCtgtgaaagtgtgtgagagGAAAGGAGCATCCAATTCTTCAGTTTGATTAACATTTGATTTTTTGATATGGTTCAGCTAACTTTTTCTAGACCAAAATCTACCAAAGTCAAATATCACTTTCAATGTGTTGTCATAGAGCTTATGTCAGACCCCTGGCATTACCTGGTGTCTGCACCACAGCTTGCATGTTCTTCTCCTGTAGCTGTTGGATGCGCTCAGCTTTAGCCTTACTATCCTTCTCCAAGCAGCGAACTTTGTGCACATactgattatttaaaaacttcAGGTCAGATGTCTCATGGTCCAGTTTTCTGATGTGGGTCTTGAGCTCTGTAACAAGACAAGATTGTGTGAAGTTATCAAACCAGTCTTTTGTGTGTGAGGGTCAAGGATGTGGGAAAAATGTTTCAGATTGTACTGAGGAGGGGGGGACCAACTGGTTATCACAGCTTACCTCTGGTGACACggtccttctcctccttcagcTTGAGAAGTTCGAGGTGCAGCTCATTGTTCTCCCTGACCATCCGAGCATTCTCTGCCCTGTGTGGCTCCAGAAGAGCATCAAAGTTTCGACTTTCTTTCTCAGTTTTCCCTGCTGACAGTTTGGCATTGCGCAGGCTTTCAGTTGTGTGGACCAGGTCACTGTAACACAGAGGAAGATATGTCTGAACTACATCTCATCAACTGTGACTGACTGGCTTACATTAAGGGATGAAGGAGAGCATGTGCAGAAGGGCTAAATGTTTCACCTGAATAGTTTCTCCACTAGTGGCAGTGACTCTATTCCCAGTGGCTGGCGGTAGCCCAGCTGATCCAGGCGCTTCCTTAAATTGACGAATTTCCTCTCTGCGCTGCTGTTCATGGCTGTGATGTGGCACTGAAGTTACCATGACACAACACAGCAACGGTTACATTAGCCACTTACAataatgtgaaataaacaaCGTAAATTGTTAAAACCTGTGTTGGGTTAGGAGGGTAAGGTCGTACAGTGGCTAACTGTTAAGCTTGCTAACCTACAGTTATTttatgctagctaacgttacatagCTAGCTTACAGGCTAATAAGCCAATATTAGCATTATGTTGTTAACTAAGTTACTAAGCTAGCATTACCTGCTTTTGAGATAACAAGTAGCATTAGTCGGCTAGTCAGCACTGTTTGGTTACCGTTAACCAATTAGCTAGATAGCTTAAATCTCAAGTTTGCATCAACTTACCTTGCTTGGAAGAACACTGCTTTCCTGACAGCTAGCCTGACTAACGTCAACTTGGTTCTACATCACCGACAGAAATGTCTCACTTGGACCAATAACTTGCATTACAACTTTATTACTGGCATTATATTTTGTTATCTGTCAGTGTGACAATCAACAACTCTTGAGTTAACATGTTTCCGCGGTAAAGGGGTTTGAAAAGAGCGCCGATTATCTCCGGTTTGGATTCGTCACCATGGAAGTGAGACACTGTGGAACATCTGGGGCGGCGTGTTTAGTGAACCGGAGTTGTCCGAACAGAAGGCGGAGGGCGGAGTCGGCACAGAGATTTAACCCACGCACAGGAAGAAATATCCATTGTCaataaaattaatacaaatattcGATACAACATTGAATGGGTCGGCAACTGCGAATTTATTATGTACATATGGcataaagaaataacaaaaatataacaaacaatTAAGTATTTAGAGCAGTTGTTAAATCTCAATggaacagtcacacacacaatgcagagATTTCTGCACCACTGTCCAGTGTACAAATCCCTTTCAttaaaatacacagacacacacagaggaaatgtTCATTGTCCAAAAAACAACAGAGCATAGTTTCTGAGTAGCTAGTATATCTTTTGCCGGTGTGAGGCAGTAGTGAATCATAGTGCATAGCAGCTAGACTAATGAGACTGAGCAATGCTGGAGAAGTACTCCAACATGTCCTGGATGGTAAACTCCATGGTGATTCCAGATCCAGGGTAGCATCTGCCGATCAAATCTTCAAAGTGCTTGTACTGACGGATGAACTCGTCTTGCATGGAGTGCCACACCACCTGGTGgagtaaaacaggaagtgcaACAGATCAGAGAGAAGATGAGGAATGTGACAACACTGACCAGCTGTGCAGTTTCAcctcttacattttttttaatttatttctcacCTGTAGAAGACTTTCTTCttcacacagatgtttgtcCACCTTTTTGTACAGGTTGTCAAGTCCCTTTTTCACCTCCTTGCCAGGATACTCTTTGATAACTTTACGCAGCTCTTGTTTGTTGAACGCCAGCTGGTagctcacctcctcctcacGAACACCCTGGGCTACACGTGCCTCAACTCCTTCAAAGAAAtgctgcaggagagagagagataacagTTTACCTGTGATGCACTGAATACAACCACTCAGTAAATGCTCACATCCTGCATATCACTACTCATGTCCAGGAACGTGACAAAACTTTGCGATAATTCTAAAAGATACCATGACTTACATTGAGTTTTTCCAGAGGCTGGCCCAGAGAGTTGATCACATAGGACTGCAGATGgtctgtgtatttgtgcttGGCCTCTCGTCTCTCTGCGTCCAGGCAGGAGATCTTTAGACGTGACAGTGTGGAAAAGATGTGGTGGAAATTCTCCATCATCACAACGTCCCGCGGCGTCTTCTGGCTTTCATTGGCTACCTTCTCCACTGAAAAGACAATCTATATTCAGAACTTTGTTTCTGGGCATCACACAAATACCACATCATCTATAGCCAATAAGTATGTGCTTGTGGTTGACCAGTGGTCTCACCATTCACGAAGACAGCCCTGATAAGTTTGACATAAGCTTTATCCAGGTCCCCTCTGCGCTCTGCATTACGGAAGATTGTTTCAGCCAGCTCAGCAAACTCCTCAAACCCAGTGACAAAAAGCAGGATACCAACTTTGCTTTTCTTAGAAATCTTCACTTCCTCCATCTGTCTGATCTGACCAGActatgagaaaaagagagatcgCATTAAATTCACAACATATGCATAAGACCTTAACCATACTTTAATTTAtcacaaaaacagtgaaaagcaaaGAAATTTCTATTTTCAAAAGACCAGACTTTTCCTCATCATTTGGACTCTACTCACAATGCATTTGTCAAAGTTCCTCTTGACAGTGACCAGCACATTTCCCAAAGTAGTGCTGAGGTAAGAGGCCGGGTCAACGTTCTCAGCTGTCCACACATGGTGACTCATTTTCACCAGCATGTAGAGAGAGTTGAAGCTGTCAATCTTGTCACCCAGAGCAATGAGACTGTTGAGCTCCGTCTCGATGCTCTGGAAGATTTTATTCATCATCAGCCGCACCATGTCTTTCCTTGAGTCAcggggaaaaaaaagtaaacgAGACAGAAAGTTGAGGGAATAAAGGCAGTAACAAGTGAAACAAGGAGAAGGGAGCGATTCatagaaaatatgaataatgtTTCTGGCAGTGAAGATGGGTTATATTTGCAGCAGAACTGTTAGCAAACGATGTGCAACTACTCACTCTGATGACAAGGAGTGTCTGTGTTCAGCCTGGGGAGGCATTCTTGACAACATGCCTCCATCTGATTCCTCTGTTTCTGGCTGACAAGAAAAGAGacataaaacatgacaaattcaaACAAACATCAGCTGACATCTATATGAATGATGCTTTAACTCAAAACATGCCAGTGTCTGTTACTGCTGTATTATCTCACGCTTTCAGGCAAGAACATTTCAGATGCCACCAAACATGAGCACAGCTACTAACGGAAAGTAGACATTCTTTTGGATTagacaatttcttttttttttttaaagatttttatgggctttttgcctttatttgataggaacagctgaacagagacagggaatgtgtgtgtgtggggggggataTTTCCAATATCTGATCACAGATTTACCTGAGCAAGAGGGGGTGTAACTGTCGGGTGCTGCTGCAGCTTAAAGAACTTGCTGATGAAGTCTTGTTCTGCAAGGCACAGAGGCTCCAGCTCACTGAGGACCTGCTCAAATATCTGAAAAGggaaatattttctatttaatctctcaatacagagcaacatgtgtacacacaaagaTTTATTTCCATTCCACATTTAATGGCTTGAGGTCAATCCTTTGTATCTCTGGCAGTCAGTGTCACCTTGTCAAACTTGGTCCTGTCGGCCACGTCCAGGTCAGAGGCGGACATGTTGCCCATGTCCAGCAGTGAGGAAGACTGGGAACGCCGGCTGTTGGAGCCCTGCACTGTCAGCTTGTTCAGGCTTGAGGTAGAGCCTGTTAGCTTCCCAGAGCTGCCATGAAGGCCTAACACAGCACAACAAATGCAGTGTAATTCAATGTCATGCGTTTAATGAGAATGAGTCCAAGTCTAACTACTTATAGGCTTATGGAAGTCAATTATGACACTATTCAAATAACCACGTAGTCAAATCATCGGAAATAACATGGATATCAATGGTTAGCTTTTTTTTAGGCATTTATCATAGAATCAGAATATGTGATGATACATTCAGATGTGTTGTGAAGATTTAGCACAAACCAACCAGGTACATGGCGAGGTAATGGTGGGCAGAGCTTAAGGTGGTATGTAATTGGGATAGCGAAGGGCTGTGAGCAAAGGATTTCTTTTAGTGCAGCTATATAAGGCACAGTGGTAAGAAGCAGAGTGGGTAATTGACAGTGGTATTAGCTCTATCCAAATGTCATACTTactttctgtttcctgtttgagtGCACTCTCTTTCCGCGGAAGCGTGGCTGCAGCCAGTTAGAAAGGCAGGCatcaaagacagagacaggttAGGCTTAAAACATGCAGCATGGGAGGGGTGAGGCTAGATGTTAGATGTACGAAGTTACACATATGCTGACGTGCACTGCAGTGGCTTAGGTGTGCTTGTAGCTTGGACAAACCTttggaaaacaaattatttttttggtttgttttcagcaGGAAAAGCTAATACAATATGCAGAAAGCAGTGTTCCATAATTCTGCCAAAACCAAAGCTCAACCAAGAGTCTTATTCAGTATTTAAATAGTCAAGCGTAGAGAACTGATCATGTAAGGTGTACAAGGACCTTAAAGGTCCCTAAAGGGAAAAAGAGACATCATCAGAAGGTAAAACATGAGGCAGGACTTGAGCACTTTGGAAGCACACATCAGgtggggaaatatgcttttgGTAACAGATGTGATGCAGAAAAGGCTGTAAAAAAAGAGGCCTTGTTGTCTTATCTATACATGAATATTATGTTAATTTCTGTGTGATAGTACAGTACAAAtgctggacaaaacaaaatggaaatgcaGTGAAATTCTCATAGCCTTTGAGTGAATTACATGTTACAAAAAAGGGAGAATtagacaaaaactaaaaaatccTAATGACACATAACAACATTAACTGCAGAGGACAAACATGCTTCATGTCTATGCTCTAACAGGCCTGTGAATGGCAGCTCTTACCAAACTTGCCCTTGGCCTCCTTGGTTGTACCCGCCATCTTTATCTTGGCAACCTCAAAGAAGTCTTTGATTTCTCGTTCATACAATCTGCTCATATAGTCAACATAGGTctaaaaaaaagagatgacaTTTGTTTAGATGCAAAATACCACATCTTGAGTACTCACTATTAAAgtaataatgtaacattttgtaacaactcttatttgctttcttgctaagagttagaagagaagagcAATACTGCTTTCATGTCTttcatggctctgtccaaagctaacaaaatctgcctaggGGCACCTTttaagctcactaatcaacacgttatatctcatttgtgtaaaccaaaatgtaaaaacgacaataaTGACGTTGCCAGGCAAGTTGTTTACCCCTGTATCTTAATATGGAAGTTATAATcattaagattttcatgaaatcacaCCCcctttttgatactatttatggttgccatttttttctgcaatagccaGTCAATGTATTTACttctctatatagtagttttcattgtttacGGCGGAGTCCGACATTCCCGCGCTGGATTTCAATTGCCTTTACATgcacaagggattcacaggaaatgatacaaGCATGTAATCCAGTGTAATTTTATGTCGATATCAGCCTCACAGCTCACTGTTCACTCTTTACACCCGAGCTGTTTATATTTACTGCTA contains:
- the cep135 gene encoding centrosomal protein of 135 kDa isoform X2, with protein sequence MNSSAERKFVNLRKRLDQLGYRQPLGIESLPLVEKLFSDLVHTTESLRNAKLSAGKTEKESRNFDALLEPHRAENARMVRENNELHLELLKLKEEKDRVTRELKTHIRKLDHETSDLKFLNNQYVHKVRCLEKDSKAKAERIQQLQEKNMQAVVQTPGGKKRSIPFRRQRMQIDELIPSSTSAYPVSQPDDPYIADLLQLADRRIHELQEDVIKVKLDLENAQEYIKHLNTQVEKRDKEIDRLNHALQGGRPHDVISLEAQNINNEKLISHLNLQIEYLQETNRTLEQKVEGLQQRKKDASTEVANLSLKNLELCEELTHIDDLAKRLEMDKERVLETADVELQETKKEIQRQQKIIEDLEDIITKMRRERSEGDFEKDRLRDQLVELKEQNEKMEGLVNFLEEEKIRLQVKIEKMMAADKDLVLELETMRAKHGVCGRERSPSRLDAFVKSLEEERDYYRQEAERYKRARGAGGLDLSPSRSPGRGRSPLSKVTRGGVAETELLCLVKEKNELKAALLDFEKHTEDIQKDVEALSTERDHFKTLFNQAQEELKLARSADMSADLLKLKEEIKQAEIRTQQMSAERDTLMERLKVAQTSALTDRQGEERRILDLENTMKSLEREKLDLRSQVCLLKENREAVEEELKVRSAALVQNAEEVAQQRAESNALRLLQEQMERSLSDTQHRLSVKMNELRAAHEQIEKLEERIGELSQQGSKHKEEVAVLHKSISALDREKDALQDEVDQKTEKLVVLQEEQSKKEKTLEDVRLTVTNMDKSLAQLQGALHSREREITSLRRQLDACQEELSALRRDKEITIRENRRLQDDLATMTRENQAVHVEMEEALHEKDELKLRVHSYISEVSRIEKLMATKEQENRDLLDRFRMAHSEVEEREQKLQQAEGLNNSIRLELLSSDAERRHLRDTVSHQKREIQQHMQALQAYEAQVSSLVRGMSRLEEELHKAQEEKASLLSDLASVRELCVKLDSGKELTARQLTSRSMDLERVTGELEDVRSEAELLKKQLASERLTVRNLETLLSTNRHKEFQTHLTASERESELKVLRDRLALADSKTAEHAREVSQLRGKVSQLQTEMDVLKRQLTTERFERERAVQEMRRQGVSFSSLQSSLPLSVSTSPHHISPERSILRTLNSSTDKSADR
- the cep135 gene encoding centrosomal protein of 135 kDa isoform X1, whose translation is MNSSAERKFVNLRKRLDQLGYRQPLGIESLPLVEKLFSDLVHTTESLRNAKLSAGKTEKESRNFDALLEPHRAENARMVRENNELHLELLKLKEEKDRVTRELKTHIRKLDHETSDLKFLNNQYVHKVRCLEKDSKAKAERIQQLQEKNMQAVVQTPGGKKRSIPFRRQRMQIDELIPSSTSAYPVSQPDDPYIADLLQLADRRIHELQEDVIKVKLDLENAQEYIKHLNTQVEKRDKEIDRLNHALQGGRPHDVISLEAQNINNEKLISHLNLQIEYLQETNRTLEQKVEGLQQRKKDASTEVANLSLKNLELCEELTHIDDLAKRLEMDKERVLETADVELQETKKEIQRQQKIIEDLEDIITKMRRERSEGDFEKDRLRDQLVELKEQNEKMEGLVNFLEEEKIRLQVKIEKMMAADKDLVLELETMRAKHGVCGRERSPSRLDAFVKSLEEERDYYRQEAERYKRARGAGGLDLSPSRSPGRGRSPLSKVTRGGVAETELLCLVKEKNELKAALLDFEKHTEDIQKDVEALSTERDHFKTLFNQAQEELKLARSADMSADLLKLKEEIKQAEIRTQQMSAERDTLMERLKVAQTSALTDRQGEERRILDLENTMKSLEREKLDLRSQVCLLKENREAVEEELKVRSAALVQNAEEVAQQRAESNALRLLQEQMERSLSDTQHRLSVKMNELRAAHEQIEKLEERIGELSQQGSKHKEEVAVLHKSISALDREKDALQDEVDQKTEKLVVLQEEQSKKEKTLEDVRLTVTNMDKSLAQLQGALHSREREITSLRRQLDACQEELSALRRDKEITIRENRRLQDDLATMTRENQAVHVEMEEALHEKDELKLRVHSYISEVSRIEKLMATKEQENRDLLDRFRMAHSEVEEREQKLQQAEGLNNSIRLELLSSDAERRHLRDTVSHQKREIQQHMQALQAYEAQVSSLVRGMSRLEEELHKAQEEKASLLSDLASVRELCVKLDSGKELTARQLTSRSMDLERVTGELEDVRSEAELLKKQLASERLTVRNLETLLSTNRHKEFQTHLTASERESELKVLRDRLALADSKTAEHAREVSQLRGKVSQLQTEMDVLKRQLTTERFERERAVQEMRRQGVSFSSLQSSLPLSVSTSPHHISPERSILRTLNSSTDKSADRSVSFKD